A part of Setaria viridis chromosome 8, Setaria_viridis_v4.0, whole genome shotgun sequence genomic DNA contains:
- the LOC117834517 gene encoding reticulon-like protein B1, translating into RLRLDSSSSSDSDNDERPRPSAPAAEVKPSFSDSAAAAAAEAKAKVFRLFGREQPIHKALGGGKPADVLLWRNRNISAGVLDGVTAIWILFECLGYHLLTFNCHGLIFSLGVLFLWSNASSFINKSPPRIPEVIIPEDLVVNIALSTRYEINRAFVNLRQIALGRDIKKFLMVRLLCDCLC; encoded by the exons CGTTTGCGTTTGGattcctcgtcgtcctcggacTCCGACAACGACGAGCGGCCGCGCCcctcggcgcccgccgccgaggTCAAGCCCTCCTTCTCCGACTCCGCAGCTGCAGCGGCCGCCGAGGCTAAGGCCAAGGTGTTCCGCCTCTTCGGCCGCGAGCAGCCCATCCACAAGGCCCTCGGAGGAGGCAAAC CTGCTGATGTATTGCTGTGGAGGAACAGGAACATCTCTGCTGGAGTACTTGATGGTGTCACTGCAATCTGGATCCTCTTTGAATGCCTTGGCTACCATCTTCTGACCTTCAATTGCCATGGTCTCATATTCTCTCTGGGTGTTCTCTTTCTCTGGTCTAACGCCTCCTCGTTCATCAACAA GTCTCCCCCACGGATCCCAGAGGTGATCATTCCTGAAGATCTGGTTGTCAACATTGCACTATCTACTCGCTATGAGATCAACAGGGCCTTTGTCAATCTTCGCCAGATTGCTCTTGGCCGGGACATAAAGAAGTTCCTTATGGTACGTCTACTATGTGATTGCCTGTGCTGA
- the LOC117834516 gene encoding uncharacterized protein has protein sequence MNSGEGASADQTRQAPLPPAAVAQPRCSTKCVTDPAASETPGRGRTSSALETQHRPWADLPADILGVVVARLALVEDRARLRSVCHAWRAAARLHRRPPPPLPLLVLADFSFASFRADGILTGARLRVPLPETETETETVEAGGVRCVGSIEGWLVAVERDKSRDFGGGDLRCFLMNAFSQDVVPLPPPSAATHPADEHSMSLPIANGGSGMEMNMNCAINAAQCVMSFRKVILSSSPESGTGCVVAAISMAEGTTKLALWRPGMESWCVCYGSCVSKFTDVIFIQGKLYMLSCSDLTTDLFSLELSEDDDDSGLMVSRVECREIEWPEVTDGYHQNWSIVEWRGKLLIVATYTAEDDDVWQRIVEVRVFEAHLSTDPVRFTEIRSLDGDCIFISPCSCESFRSCHYDGVEADLVYFIDGYLPPDKNARPFYKFVYNTRDGTMAPFAEGIPKDKLRTPDGILKHPTWLFPPE, from the coding sequence ATGAACTCCGGGGAAGGGGCCTCAGCTGATCAGACCCGTCAAGCACCTCTacctccggcggcggtggcacagCCAAGGTGTTCGACGAAGTGCGTCACGGACCCCGCGGCTTCCGAGACACCCGGCCGTGGGCGGACATCCTCGGCGTTGGAGACGCAGCACCGGCCGTGGGCGGACCTCCCGGCGGACATCCTCGGCGTCGTGGTCGCCCGCCTCGCCCTCGTGGAGGACCGCGCCAGGCTGCGCTCGGTCTGCCACGCgtggcgcgccgcggcgcgcctccaccgccggccgccgccgccgctgcccctgcTCGTGCTGGCCGACTTCTCGTTCGCCAGCTTCAGAGCGGATGGGATCTTGACGGGCGCGCGCCTCCGCGTCCCGCTGCcggagacggagacggagacggagacggTGGAGGCTGGCGGCGTGCGCTGCGTGGGCTCGATCGAGGGATGGCTCGTGGCCGTGGAGCGCGACAAAAGCCGTGACTTTGGTGGTGGTGACCTCCGGTGCTTCTTGATGAACGCCTTCTCCCAGGATGTCGTCCCTCTCCCGCCTCCTTCCGCAGCCACCCACCCCGCCGACGAACACAGCATGTCTCTCCCCATCGCCAATGGCGGCTCTGGTATGGAGATGAACATGAATTGCGCGATCAATGCCGCCCAGTGTGTGATGTCTTTTCGCAAGGTGATCCTGTCATCTTCGCCCGAGTCGGGCACCGGTTGTGTCGTGGCTGCCATCTCCATGGCCGAGGGCACCACTAAGCTTGCTCTCTGGCGACCTGGAATGGAGTCATGGTGCGTGTGCTACGGCAGCTGTGTCAGTAAGTTCACCGACGTCATCTTCATCCAGGGAAAGCTCTACATGCTCAGTTGCAGCGACCTCACCACAGACCTCTTTTCCCTTGAGCTctccgaagacgacgacgacagcggcCTCATGGTTTCTCGTGTTGAGTGTCGCGAAATCGAATGGCCTGAAGTCACTGATGGATATCACCAGAATTGGAGCATAGTAGAGTGGCGTGGAAAGCTGTTGATAGTTGCGACATACACGGCCGAGGATGACGACGTTTGGCAGAGAATTGTTGAGGTTAGGGTATTCGAGGCGCACTTGAGCACAGACCCTGTCAGATTCACAGAGATCAGGAGCTTGGATGGGGACTGCATCTTCATCAGCCCATGCAGCTGCGAGTCATTCCGTTCGTGTCATTATGATGGAGTTGAAGCTGATCTTGTCTACTTCATTGATGGTTACCTCCCCCCTGATAAAAATGCCCGCCCTTTTTATAAGTTTGTGTACAACACGAGAGATGGTACAATGGCACCGTTTGCTGAAGGCATACCAAAGGACAAGCTTCGGACGCCAGATGGCATACTGAAGCATCCAACATGGCTATTTCCTCCTGAATAA
- the LOC117866268 gene encoding plastid-lipid-associated protein 6, chloroplastic, with translation MAMAAPWSSPSCCPATASTSAPRLLGPRSLRGAASSAGSSSRSCKLPRRRQLSVCATAAAPPPPVDYAGNSNASTDADYVASLKVKLLSAVSGLNRGLAASQEDLDRADAAARELEAAGGGPVDLNKDLDRLQGRWRLVYSSAFSSRTLGGSRPGPPTGRLLPITLGQVFQRIDVVSRDFDNIVELELGAPWPLPPVEATATLAHKFEVVGTSGIKINFEKTTVKTKGSLSQLPPLEVPRIPDNLRPPSNTGSGEFEVTYLDDDTRVTRGDRGELRVFVIA, from the exons atggccatggccgcGCCGTGGTCGTCGCCGTCTTGCTGCCCCGCGACCGCGTCGACAAGCGCTCCGCGGCTGCTTGGCCCGCGGAGCCTCCGGGGCGCGGCCTCCTCGGCTGGTTCCAGCAGCAGGAGCTGCaagctgccgcggcggcggcagctgtcCGTCtgcgccacggcggccgcgccgccgccgcccgtggactACGCGGGCAACAGCAACGCCAGCACCGACGCCGACTACGTGGCCTCGCTCAAGGTCAAGCTGCTG AGCGCGGTGTCTGGGCTGAACCGGGGCCTGGCGGCGAGCCAGGAGGACCTTGACcgcgcggacgcggcggcgcgggagctggaggcggcgggcggcgggcccgTCGACCTCAACAAGGACCTCGACCGGCTGCAGGGCCGGTGGCGGCTGGTGTACAGCAGCGCCTTCTCGTCGCGGACGCTCGGCGGCAGCCGGCCCGGCCCGCccaccggccgcctcctccccatcACGCTCGGCCAGGTGTTCCAGCGGATCGACGTCGTCAGCCGCGACTTCGACAACATCGTCGAGCTCGAGCTCGGCGCGCCCTGGCCGCTCCCGCCCGTCGAGGCCACCGCCACGCTCGCGCACAAGTTCGAGGTCGTCG GGACGTCGGGCATCAAGATCAATTTCGAGAAGacgacggtgaagacgaaggggAGCCTGTCGCAGCTGCCGCCGCTGGAGGTGCCGCGGATCCCCGACAACCTCCGGCCGCCGTCCAACACCGGGAGCGGCGAGTTCGAGGTGACGTACCTCGACGACGACACGCGCGTCACCCGCGGGGACAGGGGCGAGCTCCGGGTCTTCGTCATCGCGTGA
- the LOC117834103 gene encoding uncharacterized protein, with amino-acid sequence MAARQGLVKIAQRIVDYPWVEQKQESLPPVSGTALHQAVLGTHLSKHLHSCKIRFSSCTVYLHVTSQQQSFNKYHCTAEIVEILLERRPELVERIDSNGNNALHYAAQKNNRRVVEMVLNKRTELAYKPNKERQSPLHVAAHYGSTEAIKALLRECPDVAEMVDSSGRNALHVSVASGKADALRCLLRGVRPAELLNRVDRNGNTPLHLAAKMSRVKAALLLLGDHRVDICFRDRDGQTARSYVEMNVETKLRTGDQLDAYEMHLLKQLKQQESKRCRKQQLPPISGRRRALNTKDFDSVVDAYFLAATLIATVTFAATFTMPGGYDQNRGIPLHGRSAAFKIFVLSNTVAMCSSVVVIFLLIWARQEPVRLRLHNLMWTQTLTIIACLAMLVSLMTAVYVTVAPIAPWLADAVIAIGACSPALFFFISWLGR; translated from the coding sequence ATGGCCGCCCGGCAAGGCCTCGTCAAAATCGCCCAAAGGATCGTCGATTACCCTTGGGTCGAGCAGAAGCAGGAGTCCTTGCCCCCCGTCAGCGGCACGGCTCTGCACCAGGCCGTGCTCGGCACCCACCTCAGTAAGCACTTACACAGCTGTAAAATTCGTTTTTCTTCTTGCACAGTGTACTTACATGTTACATCTCAACAACAATCGTTCAACAAATATCATTGCACGGCAGAGATCGTGGAGATCCTGTTGGAGAGGCGGCCTGAGCTGGTTGAGCGGATTGACTCCAACGGCAACAACGCCCTTCACTACGCAGCGCAGAAGAACAACCGGCGCGTGGTGGAGATGGTGCTCAACAAGCGGACGGAGCTGGCCTACAAGCCCAACAAGGAGCGGCAATCCCCGCTACACGTCGCCGCGCACTACGGCTCCACGGAGGCCATCAAGGCACTGCTCCGGGAATGCCCCGACGTGGCCGAGATGGTAGACAGCTCCGGTCGCAACGCTTTGCACGTCTCTGTCGCCAGCGGCAAGGCGGATGCGCTCAGATGCCTGCTCCGCGGTGTCCGTCCCGCGGAGCTGCTCAACCGCGTCGACAGGAATGGCAACACGCCTCTGCACCTCGCTGCCAAGATGAGCCGCGTCAAggccgcgctgctgctgctcggcgacCACCGCGTCGACATCTGCTTCCGCGACCGCGACGGCCAGACGGCGCGCAGCTACGTCGAAATGAACGTCGAGACGAAGCTCCGCACTGGCGATCAGCTCGACGCCTACGAGATGCACCTCTTGAAGCAGCTCAAGCAGCAAGAGTCCAAAAGGTGCCGCAAGCAGCAGCTGCCGCCTATCTCCGGCAGACGCAGGGCCCTCAACACTAAGGACTTCGACAGTGTTGTCGACGCCTACttcctcgccgccaccctcatcGCCACCGTCACCTTCGCCGCCACCTTCACCATGCCTGGCGGCTACGACCAGAACAGAGGGATCCCCCTTCATGGACGGAGCGCCGCGTTCAAGATCTTCGTGCTCTCCAATACCGTCGCCATGTGCAGCTCCGTCGTCGTCATCTTCTTGCTCATCTGGGCCAGGCAGGAACCCGTCCGGCTCAGGCTCCACAACCTCATGTGGACCCAGACGCTCACCATCATCGCCTGCCTCGCTATGCTCGTCTCGCTCATGACTGCAGTCTATGTCACTGTTGCGCCAATTGCTCCGTGGCTTGCTGATGCCGTCATAGCCATTGGCGCTTGCAGTCCGGCCCTATTCTTCTTCATATCCTGGTTAGGGAGGTGA